In a single window of the Bacteroidales bacterium genome:
- a CDS encoding ACP phosphodiesterase, which yields MNYLAHLYLSRHSEEMMVGGVLADFIKGNKIKNYKPEIIKGIGLHRKIDKFIDEHAVIEESKKRLRKKFSHYTPVIIDIYCDHFLAINWKIYSEETLENFALRSYKILKKHRFLFPLRFQHALIYGRFKNLLLSYLTFKGINFAFQRLEGRTKFYSNLNKATEELKRNYDLYQNEFKIFFEDIVGYLNTYK from the coding sequence ATGAATTATCTCGCACATTTATACTTATCGCGACATTCCGAAGAAATGATGGTTGGCGGTGTGCTTGCTGATTTTATTAAAGGCAATAAAATAAAAAATTACAAACCCGAAATAATAAAAGGCATTGGGCTTCACCGCAAAATTGACAAGTTTATTGACGAACATGCTGTAATTGAAGAAAGTAAAAAACGGCTACGGAAAAAATTTTCTCATTACACCCCTGTTATTATTGATATTTATTGCGACCATTTTTTAGCAATTAACTGGAAAATTTATTCCGAAGAAACTCTCGAAAATTTTGCTTTAAGAAGTTATAAGATTTTAAAAAAACATCGCTTTCTTTTTCCTTTGCGATTTCAGCATGCATTGATATATGGGAGATTTAAAAATCTGCTTTTATCATATTTAACTTTTAAAGGAATTAATTTTGCTTTTCAAAGATTAGAAGGACGAACAAAATTTTATTCTAATCTTAATAAAGCCACCGAAGAACTGAAAAGAAATTATGATTTATACCAAAATGAATTTAAAATTTTCTTTGAAGATATTGTTGGATATTTGAACACTTACAAATAA
- a CDS encoding NAD(P)H-dependent glycerol-3-phosphate dehydrogenase, with protein sequence MESKNKIAVIGSGSWATAIVKILLENNGSINWWAREPEIVDNIKKFHHNPLFLSSVEINSERVNISTDLKKIITDSTHLLFVVPAAFLAVSIKNLPKEIFKNKKIISAIKGIVPEHNLIIGDFFNTIYDVSFQDFVVISGPSHAEEIALEKLTYLTAASQNINLSKEVAGFFNCRYVKTTLSDDIYGTEYSAVLKNIISIAVGICKGLGYGDNFQAVLISNGLQEIKRFIDAVHPIDRDLSSSVYLGDLIVTTYSQFSRNRTFGTMLGSGYSVKSAQLEMKMIAEGYYAAKSIKEINKTYKVEMPITKAVYNILYENIAPAVEMKLLSDKLS encoded by the coding sequence ATGGAAAGTAAAAATAAAATAGCAGTAATCGGCAGCGGAAGCTGGGCAACTGCAATCGTAAAAATTCTTTTGGAAAATAACGGTTCCATTAACTGGTGGGCGAGAGAACCCGAAATCGTTGATAATATCAAGAAATTTCATCACAATCCTTTATTCTTGAGTTCGGTTGAAATTAATTCCGAAAGGGTTAATATTAGCACCGACCTGAAAAAAATAATTACTGATTCTACTCATTTGCTCTTTGTTGTTCCTGCTGCATTCCTTGCCGTTTCGATAAAAAATTTACCGAAAGAAATATTTAAAAATAAAAAAATAATTTCTGCAATTAAAGGAATTGTTCCCGAACATAATCTTATTATCGGCGATTTTTTTAATACGATTTATGATGTTTCTTTTCAGGATTTTGTTGTTATAAGCGGTCCGTCTCATGCCGAAGAAATTGCTCTTGAAAAACTTACTTATCTCACTGCCGCTTCACAAAATATAAATCTTTCAAAAGAAGTAGCAGGTTTTTTTAATTGCAGATACGTTAAAACAACTTTATCGGATGATATTTATGGAACAGAATATTCTGCTGTTTTAAAAAACATTATTTCCATTGCTGTCGGCATTTGTAAGGGTTTAGGTTATGGCGACAATTTTCAGGCAGTACTAATTTCAAATGGTTTGCAGGAAATAAAACGCTTTATTGATGCAGTTCACCCAATTGACAGGGATTTATCAAGTTCGGTTTATCTCGGCGATTTGATTGTTACTACATATTCGCAATTCAGCCGCAACAGGACTTTCGGCACAATGCTCGGTTCGGGATATTCCGTTAAATCGGCACAACTCGAAATGAAAATGATTGCCGAAGGTTATTATGCAGCAAAATCAATTAAGGAAATAAACAAAACCTATAAGGTTGAAATGCCAATAACAAAGGCTGTTTACAACATCTTGTATGAGAATATTGCTCCTGCAGTGGAAATGAAATTATTATCAGACAAACTCAGTTAA
- a CDS encoding peptidylprolyl isomerase, translated as MKKKFFLITTLIFGVFVIFSFMVKKNNYRAGETIVQISTELGNIKLKLYNQTPGHRDNFIKLVKQNVYDGTLFHRVIKGFMIQGGDPESKTAKPGQMLGNGETGPRIPTEFDSTLFHKRGALAAARDDNPVKASSSCQFYIVQGRKFTEQQLKDMSKTIGMKLNKEKIQAYTTIGGAPHLDGNYTVFGEVIEGIEVVDKIAAIEVDANNRPLKDIKVTMKILE; from the coding sequence ATGAAAAAGAAGTTTTTTTTAATTACAACGCTCATTTTTGGTGTTTTTGTTATTTTTTCATTTATGGTGAAAAAAAATAATTATCGAGCAGGTGAAACTATTGTACAGATTTCAACTGAATTAGGGAATATTAAATTAAAACTATACAACCAGACTCCCGGACATCGCGATAATTTTATAAAGTTGGTAAAACAAAATGTTTATGACGGGACACTTTTTCATCGCGTAATAAAAGGTTTTATGATTCAGGGCGGCGACCCCGAATCCAAAACTGCAAAGCCCGGACAAATGCTTGGCAACGGCGAAACTGGTCCAAGAATTCCCACTGAATTCGACAGTACTTTATTTCACAAACGGGGAGCACTGGCTGCTGCAAGGGACGATAATCCGGTGAAAGCTTCTTCAAGTTGCCAGTTCTACATTGTTCAAGGCAGAAAATTTACAGAACAGCAATTAAAAGACATGTCGAAAACTATAGGAATGAAATTAAATAAAGAAAAAATTCAGGCATATACTACAATCGGTGGCGCTCCTCACCTCGATGGAAATTATACAGTTTTTGGTGAAGTCATTGAAGGAATTGAAGTAGTTGATAAAATTGCAGCTATTGAGGTTGATGCTAATAATCGCCCACTTAAAGATATAAAGGTTACAATGAAAATTCTTGAGTAA
- a CDS encoding biopolymer transporter ExbD, whose product MPKIKVPTKSPHIDMTPMVDLFSLLLTFFMLTTSFRPQEAAVIDSPSSVSEKQAPDKNIMTIYVDSTDKVFFNIDNGADSSTHFRKEIFMEMAKQYSVTLDEKRDLKIIDKFTKSSSFGMPFKDIPKWVLLSKPKEKEKMQTGIPLDSVNGRASELFYWVRISRLKNPNVEVVIKGDANANYKAVKKIMDIVLENKVQKFNLITNLQKEEAKL is encoded by the coding sequence ATGCCAAAAATTAAAGTCCCGACCAAATCACCCCATATTGATATGACACCGATGGTGGACTTGTTTTCGTTGTTGTTAACTTTTTTTATGCTTACAACATCATTCAGACCGCAGGAAGCCGCAGTTATTGATTCACCGTCTTCTGTTTCTGAAAAACAAGCTCCCGATAAAAACATAATGACTATTTATGTAGATAGTACCGATAAGGTTTTTTTTAATATTGATAATGGTGCCGATTCATCAACTCATTTCAGAAAAGAAATTTTCATGGAAATGGCAAAGCAATATAGTGTAACCCTTGATGAAAAAAGAGATTTAAAAATAATAGATAAGTTTACTAAATCCTCTTCCTTTGGAATGCCTTTTAAGGACATTCCAAAATGGGTTTTGTTAAGTAAGCCAAAGGAAAAAGAAAAAATGCAAACAGGAATACCTCTTGACTCTGTAAACGGAAGAGCATCTGAATTATTTTACTGGGTTAGAATTTCAAGATTAAAAAATCCTAATGTCGAAGTTGTGATAAAAGGTGATGCTAATGCTAATTATAAAGCAGTAAAAAAAATAATGGATATTGTTCTCGAAAACAAAGTGCAGAAATTTAACCTTATTACAAATCTTCAGAAAGAAGAAGCAAAATTATAA
- a CDS encoding CvpA family protein: MHFLDVVIGVPLLWTAFKGFRKGLILEILSIITLIVAVYGGIHFSYFTANLLGKYIHSGFLQIISFAVTFILILIGLYWFAKILEKFVDAIALGFANKITGCFFGLLKMAFIISCIIYIAASIDSNKILITEKTISNSLLYKPVSAIAPAVFPILKTKYEQIKDKSNLQKH, translated from the coding sequence ATGCATTTTCTTGATGTAGTAATTGGAGTTCCTCTATTGTGGACTGCGTTTAAAGGCTTCCGAAAAGGTTTAATTTTAGAAATTTTATCAATTATTACTTTAATTGTTGCTGTTTACGGTGGCATACATTTTTCATATTTTACAGCTAATCTTCTCGGAAAATATATACATTCCGGATTTTTGCAGATAATTTCCTTTGCCGTTACTTTTATATTAATACTTATCGGCTTGTATTGGTTTGCAAAAATTTTAGAAAAATTTGTTGATGCAATTGCTTTGGGATTTGCTAACAAAATAACAGGTTGCTTTTTCGGGTTGCTAAAAATGGCTTTTATTATCAGTTGTATAATTTATATTGCTGCTTCCATCGATTCAAATAAAATTTTAATTACTGAAAAAACAATTTCAAATTCCTTGTTGTATAAACCTGTTTCGGCTATTGCTCCTGCTGTTTTTCCCATATTGAAGACAAAATATGAGCAAATTAAGGATAAATCAAATTTACAAAAACATTAA
- a CDS encoding HU family DNA-binding protein: protein MTKADIITEISNKTGVEKAAVQATIEAFMNSVKGSLESGKNVYMRGFGSFIVKKRAKKTGRNISKNTTIIIPEHFIPAFKPAKTFANSVKNKVKVTVKV, encoded by the coding sequence ATGACAAAAGCAGACATAATAACAGAAATCAGTAACAAAACAGGCGTTGAGAAAGCAGCAGTTCAGGCAACTATTGAGGCATTTATGAATAGCGTAAAAGGTTCATTGGAAAGCGGAAAGAATGTTTACATGAGAGGATTTGGAAGTTTTATAGTAAAGAAAAGAGCAAAAAAAACAGGAAGAAATATTTCAAAAAATACTACAATAATAATTCCCGAACATTTTATTCCAGCTTTCAAACCTGCTAAAACATTCGCAAATAGCGTAAAAAATAAAGTGAAAGTTACTGTAAAAGTATAA
- a CDS encoding Rne/Rng family ribonuclease, protein MNNELIISSHSNEVIIALLNEKRLVELHKEKSNSNYSVGDLYFGRVRKVIQGLNAAFIDIGYEKDAFLHYLDLGPNFNSLNKFVKSVTLNKNDVLSIENIVFDHEIPKTGKISHVLAQNNNILVQIVKEPISTKGPRLTSEISLAGRYVVLIPFSDKISISQRIKNQDERIRLKKLIQSIKPNNFGVIVRTAAENKKVAELDTDLKDLVNKWNLAIKSISSATPPHRVFSELDRTSTILRDILNSSFNSIQVDNQNMYDEVSKYIQTIAPEKKDIVKLYKGKESIFEFFGVEKQIKNTFGRIVNLKGGAYLIIEHTEALHVVDVNSGHRINSEHNQEANALEVNLEAATEIARQLRLRDIGGIIVVDFIDLRSPTNKKLLYLRLRDEMKNDRAKHNIIPPSKFGLVQITRQRVRTETSVNTVEKCPACDGTGEIKASITFVDDIESDIKYIFDELNQKHLHLEIHPIIYPYLKKLQWKWYFKFKKWIKIKSSNSCHLLECRFFDKNDDEIKL, encoded by the coding sequence GTGAACAATGAACTTATAATAAGCTCTCACTCAAATGAAGTTATTATCGCTCTTTTAAATGAAAAACGATTAGTTGAGCTTCACAAAGAAAAGAGTAACAGCAACTATTCCGTCGGGGATTTGTATTTCGGCAGGGTAAGAAAAGTAATTCAGGGACTTAATGCAGCTTTTATTGATATTGGTTACGAAAAGGATGCCTTTTTGCATTATCTTGATTTAGGACCAAATTTCAACTCACTCAACAAGTTTGTTAAATCAGTTACTCTCAATAAAAATGATGTCTTATCTATTGAAAATATTGTATTTGACCACGAAATACCAAAGACCGGCAAAATATCACATGTTCTTGCTCAAAACAACAATATTTTAGTTCAGATAGTTAAAGAACCTATATCAACAAAAGGACCGCGACTGACAAGTGAAATCTCTCTTGCAGGCAGATATGTTGTTTTAATTCCGTTTTCAGATAAAATATCAATTTCACAGAGAATAAAAAATCAGGATGAACGCATACGTCTGAAAAAATTAATTCAAAGCATAAAGCCAAATAATTTTGGCGTGATTGTTCGTACTGCTGCTGAAAATAAAAAAGTAGCCGAACTTGATACAGATTTAAAAGATTTGGTTAACAAATGGAATCTGGCAATAAAATCAATTTCTTCGGCAACGCCGCCTCACAGAGTATTTAGTGAATTAGACCGTACATCAACAATTTTGCGTGACATTCTCAACTCATCTTTCAACAGTATTCAAGTTGATAATCAAAATATGTATGATGAGGTTTCAAAATACATACAGACAATAGCACCTGAAAAAAAGGATATCGTTAAACTCTACAAAGGGAAAGAATCTATTTTTGAATTTTTCGGGGTGGAAAAACAAATAAAAAATACTTTCGGAAGAATTGTAAATCTTAAAGGTGGTGCATATTTGATAATAGAGCATACCGAAGCATTACACGTTGTTGATGTTAATAGCGGTCACAGAATTAATTCGGAACATAATCAGGAAGCAAATGCACTTGAAGTGAATCTCGAAGCTGCTACAGAAATTGCCCGTCAACTAAGATTAAGAGATATCGGCGGAATTATTGTTGTTGATTTTATCGACCTGCGGTCACCTACAAATAAGAAATTATTGTATTTGCGACTCAGAGATGAAATGAAAAACGACAGGGCAAAACATAATATTATTCCTCCAAGTAAATTTGGATTGGTGCAGATTACACGTCAGAGAGTGCGTACAGAAACAAGTGTCAATACTGTTGAAAAATGCCCCGCGTGCGATGGCACCGGTGAAATAAAGGCAAGCATAACTTTTGTTGACGATATTGAAAGTGACATTAAATATATTTTTGATGAACTGAACCAAAAGCATTTGCACCTTGAAATTCACCCTATAATATATCCTTACCTTAAAAAACTTCAATGGAAATGGTACTTTAAATTTAAAAAATGGATAAAAATAAAAAGTTCGAATTCCTGTCATTTACTCGAATGTCGCTTTTTTGATAAAAATGATGATGAAATAAAACTTTAA
- the dnaG gene encoding DNA primase: MITKDTIDDIFSAVRIEEIIGEFVTLKKRGVNFIGLCPFHNEKTPSFTVSATKGIYKCFGCGKAGNAVNFLMEHEHFTYPEALRFLAKKYNIEINEDKSDLAEKSEQNKKEPLFIVSDFAQKYFSELLFDSDEGKAIGLSYFTERGFSEQTIRKFQLGYCSEKWDLFTLAALDKGYKLEYLKEAGLTIEKEGKYFDRFRGRAMFPIHNLSGRVIAFGGRVFSSETQAAKYVNSPESEIYSKSNVLYGMYFARNSIIENKNCYLVEGYTDVISLHQAGIENVVASSGTSLTTEQIRLIRRYANTITILYDGDSAGIKASFRGIDMIFEEGLNVKLVLFPENEDPDSFTKKHRVSEVKKFIDDNVTNFITFKTLVLFEEAKHDPIKRAEFIREIANTIALISDGIVRSEYIKECSETVKISEQILNQEINKIIRKKASERKTNFYEVEEINEEKIIADRQIIIGENDVESQECNIIRLLLDYGQKELIFKEKKEKEIIEHKIHVAEYIINELLNDIEFENPLYKRIFDEFAMELKNNNILQQQHFIDHDDKEIREQTINIILSSEKNKISENWKKHGIVINDEEKDLPKTIIQSISVLKLKKILKLKEEALSRLKTTINDDEILFYQNLCKRLDEAKQIIANSKELGRIIVK; this comes from the coding sequence TTGATTACCAAAGACACCATAGATGATATTTTCAGTGCAGTTCGCATTGAAGAAATAATAGGCGAGTTCGTTACTTTGAAAAAAAGAGGCGTGAACTTTATCGGCTTATGCCCCTTTCATAATGAGAAAACTCCTTCATTTACGGTTTCGGCAACAAAAGGAATTTATAAATGTTTCGGTTGCGGAAAAGCAGGAAATGCTGTGAATTTTTTGATGGAACACGAACACTTCACTTATCCCGAAGCATTGCGATTTCTTGCAAAAAAATATAATATTGAAATAAATGAAGACAAATCCGATTTAGCGGAGAAAAGCGAACAGAACAAAAAAGAACCGCTTTTTATTGTTTCAGATTTTGCACAAAAATATTTCTCCGAACTTTTATTTGACAGTGATGAAGGAAAAGCAATAGGACTTTCATATTTTACAGAAAGAGGATTTAGTGAACAAACCATACGAAAATTTCAACTCGGCTATTGTTCGGAAAAGTGGGATTTATTTACTCTTGCAGCATTGGACAAAGGTTATAAACTGGAATACCTGAAAGAAGCAGGTTTAACAATAGAAAAAGAAGGAAAATATTTTGACAGATTTCGCGGCAGAGCAATGTTTCCAATTCATAATTTATCGGGAAGAGTAATTGCTTTTGGAGGAAGAGTGTTTAGTTCGGAAACTCAGGCAGCAAAATATGTAAATTCTCCCGAGTCGGAAATATACAGCAAAAGCAATGTTCTTTATGGAATGTACTTTGCCCGCAATTCAATAATTGAAAACAAAAACTGCTATCTTGTTGAAGGTTATACCGATGTTATTTCACTTCATCAGGCGGGAATTGAAAATGTTGTTGCTTCTTCGGGAACGTCTTTAACAACCGAGCAAATACGCCTTATCCGCAGATATGCAAATACAATTACAATTTTGTATGATGGTGATTCTGCTGGAATTAAAGCTTCTTTCAGAGGTATTGATATGATATTTGAAGAGGGCTTGAATGTAAAACTTGTTCTTTTTCCCGAAAATGAAGACCCTGATTCGTTTACAAAAAAACACAGAGTATCGGAAGTAAAAAAGTTTATTGATGATAATGTTACAAACTTTATAACTTTTAAAACTCTTGTACTTTTTGAAGAAGCAAAACACGACCCAATAAAAAGAGCCGAATTTATTAGAGAAATTGCAAACACCATTGCTTTGATTTCCGATGGAATAGTTCGTTCAGAATATATAAAAGAATGTTCCGAAACAGTTAAAATTTCCGAACAAATACTTAATCAAGAAATAAATAAAATAATAAGAAAAAAAGCAAGCGAAAGAAAAACAAACTTTTACGAGGTAGAAGAAATCAATGAAGAAAAAATAATCGCAGACCGACAAATAATTATTGGAGAGAATGATGTAGAATCACAGGAATGCAATATTATAAGGTTGCTGCTTGATTATGGACAGAAAGAGCTTATTTTTAAAGAAAAAAAAGAAAAAGAAATTATAGAACATAAAATACATGTTGCAGAATATATTATTAACGAACTCTTAAATGATATTGAGTTTGAAAACCCTTTATACAAGCGGATATTTGATGAATTTGCAATGGAGCTTAAAAATAATAATATATTACAACAACAGCATTTCATAGACCATGATGATAAAGAAATAAGAGAGCAGACAATAAATATAATATTGAGTTCCGAAAAAAATAAGATAAGTGAAAACTGGAAAAAGCACGGTATAGTTATTAATGATGAAGAAAAGGATTTGCCAAAAACAATTATACAATCTATTTCAGTTTTGAAACTGAAAAAAATACTAAAATTAAAAGAGGAAGCACTTAGTAGATTAAAAACAACAATTAATGATGATGAAATATTGTTTTATCAGAATTTATGCAAAAGATTAGATGAAGCCAAGCAAATTATAGCTAATTCAAAAGAATTAGGAAGAATAATTGTAAAATAA
- a CDS encoding biopolymer transporter ExbD — protein MGEIIQEESSQKKGGKRRPKKHSTHIDMTPMVDLMCLLITFFMLTTAFSKPKVMEITMPDNTDTTTTKNKTTVRKDLTYHIILAGGDKVYWYQGAIDKETPNPSLHQTNFSKDGLRKFLLEKNKKTFEEIVKYKEKLIKDKLIVADSTMTKRIKEIKKEDKKAPVILIKAADDKVKYKNIIDVIDEMAICNIGSYAIVDITPQEKKLLETAVK, from the coding sequence ATGGGCGAAATTATTCAAGAAGAAAGCAGCCAGAAAAAAGGCGGGAAAAGGCGTCCTAAAAAGCATTCTACACATATTGACATGACTCCGATGGTTGACCTTATGTGTTTGCTTATTACTTTCTTTATGCTTACAACTGCTTTCAGTAAACCAAAAGTAATGGAAATTACCATGCCCGATAATACTGATACAACAACTACTAAAAACAAAACAACTGTTAGAAAAGATTTGACTTATCATATTATTTTGGCAGGCGGAGATAAAGTTTACTGGTATCAAGGTGCCATTGATAAAGAAACACCTAACCCGTCACTTCATCAAACAAACTTTAGCAAAGATGGATTAAGAAAATTTTTATTGGAAAAAAATAAAAAAACATTTGAAGAAATAGTTAAATACAAAGAAAAGCTGATTAAAGATAAACTTATTGTTGCAGATTCAACTATGACTAAAAGAATTAAAGAAATAAAGAAAGAAGATAAAAAGGCACCGGTTATTCTTATTAAAGCTGCAGATGATAAAGTAAAATACAAAAACATCATTGATGTTATTGATGAAATGGCGATATGCAATATTGGAAGTTATGCTATTGTTGACATAACTCCACAGGAAAAGAAATTATTAGAAACAGCTGTTAAATAA
- a CDS encoding nitroreductase family protein → MLKTILEHRTIRKYKSKAVSEDILNKILEAGFRASTTGNMQVYSIIVSKDEANRKKLWEIHFKQDMVLQAPLLLTFCADFNRFNKWCQQRDAEPGYDNFLSFFTASIDALLAAQNVAVAAEYFSLGICYLGTTTYQADKLIDFFNLPEGVIPVTTLAVGYPDENPELVDRLPTHGIVHEEKYHDYSKEDIDKIYKLKESLPQTAELLKINNLPNLAQIFTKNRYSKKDNVHFSKIFLKAIADQKFMNNE, encoded by the coding sequence ATGCTTAAAACAATTCTTGAACATCGTACAATTCGCAAATACAAGAGCAAAGCTGTAAGCGAAGATATTTTAAATAAAATTCTTGAAGCTGGTTTCAGAGCTTCAACAACAGGCAATATGCAAGTTTACAGTATCATTGTTTCTAAAGATGAAGCTAACAGAAAAAAATTATGGGAAATACATTTCAAGCAGGATATGGTTTTACAAGCACCTTTGCTTCTGACTTTTTGTGCCGACTTCAATCGTTTTAATAAATGGTGCCAGCAAAGAGATGCAGAGCCAGGGTATGATAATTTTCTTTCATTTTTCACTGCTTCTATTGATGCATTACTTGCTGCGCAGAATGTTGCTGTTGCTGCCGAATATTTTAGTTTGGGAATTTGTTATCTTGGCACTACAACCTATCAGGCAGATAAGTTAATTGATTTTTTTAATTTACCAGAAGGAGTTATTCCGGTTACAACTTTGGCTGTTGGTTATCCCGATGAAAACCCCGAGCTGGTTGACCGTTTGCCTACACACGGAATTGTACACGAAGAAAAGTACCATGATTACTCAAAAGAAGATATTGATAAAATTTATAAGTTAAAAGAATCACTACCACAAACTGCAGAATTATTGAAAATAAATAATCTTCCGAATCTTGCACAAATATTTACAAAAAACAGGTATTCTAAAAAAGATAATGTGCACTTTTCAAAAATATTTCTGAAAGCTATAGCCGACCAAAAATTTATGAATAATGAATAA
- the pheS gene encoding phenylalanine--tRNA ligase subunit alpha yields the protein MQDKINKILKEIESCKPLNNDDSEQFRIKYLGKKGVINDLFVEFKNVAPENRKETGILLNQLKSKAEEKFEFYKKEFDKHSDISGEIKDLTLFSNELELGSRHPLSIVRNEIIQIFSRLGFNISEGPEVEDDWHNFTALNFPEEHPARDMQDTFFVQKNPDIALRTHTSSVQVRVMENTKPPIKTISPGRVFRNEAISARAHCIFHQIEGLYVDKNVSFADLKQTLIYFAKEMFGEKTEIRLRPSFFPFTEPSAEMDISCNICGGKGCNICKHNGWVEILGCGMVDPNVLENCKIDSKKYTGFAFGMGIERITMLKYQIKDLRLFFENDVRFLKQFNSAL from the coding sequence ATGCAGGATAAAATTAATAAAATTCTTAAAGAAATTGAAAGCTGTAAGCCATTAAATAACGATGATTCGGAACAATTTCGAATTAAATACCTCGGGAAAAAAGGTGTTATTAATGATTTATTTGTTGAATTTAAAAATGTAGCTCCCGAAAACCGCAAGGAAACAGGAATATTGCTGAATCAATTAAAAAGTAAAGCTGAAGAAAAGTTTGAATTTTATAAAAAAGAATTTGACAAACATTCAGATATTTCAGGTGAAATTAAGGATTTGACATTATTTTCAAATGAACTTGAACTTGGTTCACGGCATCCCTTATCAATTGTGAGAAATGAAATTATCCAAATCTTTTCACGCCTCGGTTTCAATATTTCGGAAGGACCTGAAGTAGAAGACGACTGGCATAATTTTACCGCTCTCAATTTTCCCGAAGAACATCCGGCAAGAGATATGCAGGACACTTTTTTTGTTCAGAAAAATCCCGACATCGCTTTAAGAACGCATACTTCATCGGTTCAGGTAAGGGTTATGGAAAATACGAAACCGCCAATTAAAACAATTTCTCCGGGAAGGGTTTTCAGAAATGAAGCTATTTCTGCAAGAGCTCATTGCATTTTTCATCAAATCGAAGGATTATACGTTGACAAGAATGTTTCTTTTGCCGATTTGAAGCAAACACTGATTTATTTTGCAAAAGAAATGTTCGGTGAAAAAACCGAAATCCGCTTGCGTCCTTCATTTTTCCCATTCACTGAACCGTCAGCTGAAATGGATATTTCATGCAATATATGCGGCGGAAAAGGTTGTAATATCTGCAAACACAACGGCTGGGTAGAAATTCTTGGCTGCGGAATGGTTGACCCGAATGTTCTCGAAAATTGCAAAATAGACAGCAAAAAATATACCGGCTTTGCTTTCGGCATGGGCATTGAACGCATTACAATGCTTAAATATCAAATAAAAGATTTACGATTGTTTTTCGAAAATGATGTAAGGTTTTTGAAACAATTTAATTCTGCATTATAA
- a CDS encoding TonB family protein, which produces MAKEKTESLDEIVFSNRYKEYGAYYLRKVYKKYVTRSLLISIAALLLAVLIPFFIWKQTLAVKEDKTVSADFAKMEKPTEEAPPPPPPPPPPEAMEQKVKFTAPVVTSDTTVETASLNQEDMNQAPPPPPTDEIVVSDVKENNVIVEQAPPVFTIVEEMPSYPGGDEARMKFLQENIKYPQMAKESGIQGRVFITFVVDENGKVIDVKVLRGIGGGCDEEAVRVVKQMPPWVPGKQAGKAVRVQYNMPVVFTLQ; this is translated from the coding sequence ATGGCAAAAGAAAAAACAGAAAGTTTAGATGAGATAGTATTCTCAAACAGATATAAAGAATACGGGGCATATTATTTGCGTAAGGTTTACAAAAAATATGTTACACGCTCTTTGTTAATATCTATTGCAGCATTATTACTTGCTGTGTTAATTCCATTTTTTATCTGGAAACAAACTCTTGCAGTTAAAGAAGATAAAACTGTATCTGCTGATTTTGCAAAAATGGAGAAACCAACTGAAGAAGCACCACCACCACCACCACCACCTCCTCCTCCCGAAGCGATGGAGCAGAAAGTAAAATTTACTGCACCAGTTGTTACAAGTGATACAACAGTTGAAACAGCAAGCTTGAATCAGGAAGACATGAATCAGGCACCTCCGCCTCCGCCAACTGATGAAATAGTTGTATCGGATGTTAAAGAAAATAACGTTATTGTAGAACAGGCACCTCCTGTATTTACAATAGTTGAAGAAATGCCTTCATATCCCGGAGGCGATGAAGCCCGAATGAAATTTTTACAGGAAAATATCAAATATCCTCAAATGGCAAAAGAAAGCGGTATTCAGGGAAGAGTATTTATTACTTTTGTAGTTGACGAAAACGGTAAAGTTATAGATGTAAAAGTTTTGAGAGGCATTGGCGGTGGTTGCGACGAAGAAGCTGTGAGAGTTGTTAAACAAATGCCTCCATGGGTACCCGGAAAACAAGCAGGAAAAGCAGTTAGAGTTCAATACAACATGCCGGTTGTATTTACACTTCAATAA